Within the Rosa rugosa chromosome 2, drRosRugo1.1, whole genome shotgun sequence genome, the region ACATCGGAGCCTTCAATTTCACTGCCTTCCTACGTGGTGGTTCCGGTTTCCCTGTTAAATAAAGAAACAGGTAACGATGAGATGAGAAAACCAAAAAACCAGTGATGTAACAATTATAATGCTAGCTGCAGATGGATGCAATGACATTATCTGTGATcccattaaaaaaataaaaaataaaaaataaataaaaaatgtcaATATCAAAGCAGAAGCTTATTGAAGAAGAAAATCCAGAAAACTAAGGGACAAAACGAGAGAAAAATGAATCACTACATTGTTACTGGTTGGTTACCAATTACACTTACACATGTACAtacaagtgtgtgtgtgtgcctGTCATATCATATCTGAGAAGTACTTCAAATGAAAACTCAAAAAGAGCAAAGATACAAGAACAGTAAGCACAAGCGCAGCAAAAACCACAAACATAATAGAAAAACACAGCAGCAAGCTGCAAAAAAAACAGTCCTAAGGACGGATAAAATCTCAGATAGACCTATGTGGACATAGGAGACCATCATTCACCAAAACATCCATCACAGAGGTTGGAGGACCATTGGTCCAAACTTGTGTTCACAGCCTCTTTCTAGCTAGCTTGGTCGCGGCATTAGCAGTGCAGTTAGCTTCTCTTGAAATCCAATCCCAATTAACACAGGAAAAAGAGCTTTTGAGATTATGAAACTCGTTGAGAAAAGGATAAATCTTCCAATTTCCTCTGGAAATCTTGTTCTTCAGACCATTAACTATCTCTTGACAGTCACTCTCCAATATCAGCTTGTCAATATTTAAATCTCTAGCCAGTTGCAATCCATGAATAATTGCAGCTCCCTCACATTCAATTGCCGAATTGGATGCGATATGGGTACTAGAACCAGCTACCCAGTTACCATTGGTATCCCTGACCACAACACCAATACCAGCCTTTCCAGAGGTCTCATCCCAAGAACCATCAACATTAACTTTCTAACCAATTTGATCTCTTCCCCTgagcaaattgataatcatcCCTTTGTTTGTTCTGATGATTGTGGCCTCTAGAGATGGCAGGACACCATTAAAAGCAGCCGAACATCTTACTTCCTTATTTCCCATAATACCAAGTAAGTGAAGGTCCAATCGATCCTCCCAATATGATCTGAAAGCTTTCTAACAGTGTTTACCAACCAAGTATCCAGAGTGGTAATCTTCATAGCCAATCTGCACCAAACTAAACCAGGCACTGTACACCCAAGCGTATGTTTGGAACAAAGAAAACCAATGGAAAACAAAACCCCAGCAGCATTAGGGAAGACAAGGCCTTCAATCTTCAAAAGCATTAGCTCAGTGGGAATTGTAGTAACAGGGCGGACCCTATCAACTAATTCAAAATTCAACTcaactcttcttcttcaaaaaatCATTCAATTCTTCTTGCTCAAACTACATCCACTTATGAATCAAAAGTTTTCAAAAAGTCATTCatcttcttgttcaatctctAACTCAATATGAATCAATAAGTATTCAAACTTTTGGGTGAAAATTGGTTTTTCAATCCTCCAAACATGATATACaattctaaaaagtaaaatgACCAATAGCATACCTTTGAAATCCCTCAATACATACTTCCACGAAAAACGGCGAGCAGCAGGATCTTCTGGTTCTGGAGGGTCATTGATGGGATTTGGGCAATGGGCATCCCAGTGGTCACCATTCTTGCCACAACGGTCACAATACATGAAAGCAATCAAATCAGAAATCTCTTCATGGTAGTGACCATTCGTATCCACGCCTATTGACGATGGAAGGTAACCATATCCCTCTGGTATAGGAGGCTGCACATATCTGGTACAGGCGTTGCTACAGGGAAGACCACATTCGGAACAGCGAGGACCACGACGACGCTTTCGTTTCAACTTCGAATTCCCACGTGGTGTTAGCGGTTCCCCTGTAATATAAAGAaagggtgatgatgatgatgatgagaagaACAAACCAAAAGACCAGTATCGAAACCTAGGGAAGCTAGAGGCATGGATGCAAGCAATTACATGGTATATATATGATCCAACCATCAAGTCAAGGCAGTAGCCATCAATCAATCAACAAATAATCTATACATCAATGGAACATCTTAAAGGCCCAAGTATACACTAGGGCATTAAAATACATGTGGTGAGCTAAATGCGGCAGGGAATGTCTTGATATTTTCAATACAGAAAGGAGATTGGTGCCTCAGAACAAACCAAAACATGATATATACCGTGCCTTTATGAGTCTCGATCTCATAGGAGTCATCAGAACGGACGGACCCGTCTTCAATACGGCGGCGTTTCCTGCTGCAGTCCTCTTCGATTTCGCGTTTTCGCTTCTTCGTCATACTCTAGGTCTCAGGGATATTGAGaactgagattttttttttttcctctctctctctctggtaaAACAGAGGGAGATTCGGCTTTTATATTTTGTTCGAGAAAAGCCCAATAAGGCAAAATGTCTGTAACCAGTGCAATCAACACAAGTTTCCTGCTGGACATTCTTCAATCTTCTCCTCATTAGGTGGGGTCTGACTTGACTTGCTTAATAACGCATAGACGGACATGACAAGACTCGGGGTGCAAAATCCACAGTGACTGTGAGCCATGAGATTGTGCCAAGGATTCCTTAGGAATATGAAATTGGTATTAGGTGAGAATCTAAATAAGGACCTGACACTATGGTGTGAGTAAGCTAAAAAGCACTATAAGAACCCTAAACTGTATAACCACTATATGATGCTGAAAGAAGAGTACGTTAGAAATCTGTTGGAGATCCCAAACAGCATTTGTTAGATTTTAGAGTTATATCTAGAGGAATGTAGGCTAAAAGCAGCTGAGCGCTTTTTGATTTGAACAAACTTGGCTGCACTGAATGTTTATAATTAACATCGATCCCAGTTCAAATGATGTTATTTGACCGGACACAAACCCTGTTTTCAAAAGGCAaaggatattttttttttttttttttttttagagaaaatgACAACTACATTAATTTCATTAAAGAAAACTTTCTGGCGATGGATGTTGAGAAAATCCTCTCTATCCCTCTTTGTGAACGAAGTGGGGGGATGTGGCTATTTGGCATTTTACGGAAGATGGGTATTATACAGTGAAATCAGGGTATTGGTTTGGAATGGAGTTGAAGCAGGTGGGTTTGAGAACAGAGTGTAGCGGGGGGAATGATGATTCAAACTCCAAAAATGTATGGAGTATTCTTTGGGGTCTAGCGGTCCCTAACAAAGTCAAGCTTTTTCTATGGAGAGCTTGCCATTCATTCCTTCCTTGTGGTGAGCGTTTGTTTAAACGCAAAGTTTGTTCTCATGATGAGTGTGGTAGATGTGGCAGAGCGAGTGAAACAGTCTTACATTGCCTCTGGGAATGTCCAAAATCCCAGAAGGTTTGGAAGAAGACATGGTTGAGAGGCTTTGTGAAACATTGGAAGGAGCTCTCTTTTACCGATCTTGTGCTTCATGTGGCTGCGGTTGGATCTCAAAACGAGTTGGAGTTATTTGGATTGGTTAGTTGGTGGATTTGGAAATGCAGAAATGATGTGGTTCATGGTAAGTCAGAATTGGAAGCCGGACAGATTGTGCAAAGGAGTTTGGAGTGGCAAATTGAGCTTTCACGAGTGCATACCAGTAGCGTTACATTGCAAGGAGGCCAGAATGGGGGTGGCCATGAAACTGGTCAACAGTTTGAAGGAGCAGAACCCAGGTTGTTTTTTGATGGTGCAGTTGACGTATTAAAGGGCTGTGTTGGGCTGGGTGCTGTTATTTTAAGTGGTACAGGTCAATTAATGGGTGCGATGTCCATTCCATTACCAGTTCCTATTAAACCTATAGCAGCGGAGGCTTTGGCTTTATGGCATGCACTAAAGTTTGGTAGAGAATTGGGTGTGAGAAATGTGagagtgtatttttttttttttggtcaagaaaGATTCATTAAAAGTGCAAGGCCCAAACAAAGCCCAGCAATAACTGGAGCCCGAAATACAACTAAAGACAGCTGGGATCTCCTTCTCAGTCAgaacagagagagaaaagggaGACCAGCAGCTCAAAAGGAGGGGGAACTGAAGAGTTCCGATTAGCTAGACTCAAAATGTGGACATGGTAATCCGTCATTCCTGAGAACCAAAGTGAGGGACGGTGGTGGCGTTTCCGCCCATCTGCAAAGACCCATCGTCCGATATCCAAGCAATGCAGCTGCATGAGCTACACAGTTTGCTTCCCGGGGAATCCATTCCCAGTACACCTTATTAAAGTAATTCTTTCTCCATCTGATTTCCTCTATTATCTGAGAAGTCCTCCAGTTCATGCACTTTCCTTTTGAATTCAAATCTGTAATTAGAGCAAGAGAATCCGACTGAATCCTAACATTTTTCAGATTCAACTCAAGAGCCCGGTTCATGCCCAGGAGAACCGCTCGAGCCTCTGCCATTTCAGCCGAGTTCGAATGAGAATTTGTAGCCTCTCCTCCTACAACTCTTCCATCATGATCACGGATGATAACGCCCAGACTGCTTGAGTCAGGAGAAAGCCATGCCGCATCGCAATTCACCGCAAACAAACCCGGAGGGGGGGAGTCCACTTCGGAGGGGCACTAATCAACGGCTTAGCCTTGGCTTCAGTAGTGACCCTCAAGAATTCCAAAGCTGAATTAGTACTGGTTTGCACCAGAATCGCAGGAGATGGCCTCTTATGCTCATAGACAAAGCTACACCTCGCCTTCCAGATGGTCCAGCAGATGAAACTTATGAAGGTTAGTACCCATTTCTTCTCCTCTA harbors:
- the LOC133733483 gene encoding uncharacterized protein LOC133733483, which encodes MTKKRKREIEEDCSRKRRRIEDGSVRSDDSYEIETHKGEPLTPRGNSKLKRKRRRGPRCSECGLPCSNACTRYVQPPIPEGYGYLPSSIGVDTNGHYHEEISDLIAFMYCDRCGKNGDHWDAHCPNPINDPPEPEDPAARRFSWKYVLRDFKGKPEPPRRKAVKLKAPMCEYCVRLRNQAYARTEKPPLPEGYGYLPSSIGVYTNGHYHEEISG